Proteins encoded by one window of Lathyrus oleraceus cultivar Zhongwan6 chromosome 1, CAAS_Psat_ZW6_1.0, whole genome shotgun sequence:
- the LOC127125937 gene encoding ADP-glucose phosphorylase, with the protein MSSSTSETQNPQLRKDPIYNRWVIFSPARSKRPTDFKSKSPSNPNPNTTCPFCIGNEHQCAPEIFRVPPDDPNWKIRVIQNLYPALSRNLVDPVDVSSGSVLDGFGFHDVIIETPVHSVQLCDLSKEEIGEVFVAYTRRIQQLVNRHSIKYVQVFKNHGAAAGASMTHSHSQMIAMPVIPPTVSARLGSMKDFYDQTGKCSICEIQRAELLIDSSTYFFSLVPYAASFPFEVWIVPRYHSAHFHELDAEKAVDLGGLLKQMLRKISLQLNDPPFNFMIHTSPLHGDESELAYTHWFIQIVPQLIGTAGFELATGCYINPVFPEDAAKVLREVNVPESE; encoded by the exons ATGTCATCTTCAACCTCAGAAACCCAAAACCCACAACTTCGCAAAGACCCAATTTACAACCGTTGGGTAATCTTCTCACCCGCAAGATCAAAACGACCCACCGATTTCAAATCCAAATCACCATCAAACCCTAATCCCAACACCACCTGCCCTTTCTGCATCGGCAACGAACACCAATGCGCACCCGAAATTTTCCGGGTTCCACCCGATGACCCGAACTGGAAGATTCGGGTCATTCAGAATCTTTACCCTGCCCTCTCACGCAATCTCGTAGACCCGGTTGATGTGTCTTCCGGTTCGGTTTTGGATGGGTTTGGGTTTCATGATGTTATTATTGAAACTCCGGTTCATTCGGTTCAGCTTTGTGATTTGTCGAAGGAAGAAATTGGAGAGGTTTTTGTTGCTTATACTCGTAGAATTCAACAACTTGTTAACCGTCACTCTATCAAATACGTTCAG GTGTTTAAAAACCATGGTGCTGCAGCCGGTGCATCAATGACTCATTCCCATAGTCAAATGATTGCCATGCCGGTTATTCCGCCTACTGTTTCCGCCCGCCTTGGAAGTATGAAGGACTTTTACGATCAGACCGGGAAATGTTCTATTTGTGAAATTCAACGTGCCGAACTTTTGATTGATTCCTCGACCTACTTCTTTTCATTGGTTCCTTATGCTGCTTCATTTCCTTTTGAAGTATGGATCGTTCCTCGTTATCACTCTGCTCATTTCCATGAATTGGATGCTGAAAAG GCAGTTGATCTTGGAGGTTTGTTGAAACAAATGCTGAGGAAGATATCTTTGCAGCTGAACGATCCGCCGTTCAACTTTATGATTCACACTAGTCCACTTCATGGCGACGAATCGGAATTGGCATACACTCATTGGTTTATACAGATAGTACCTCAACTAATTGGGACGGCCGGTTTCGAACTCGCGACTGGATGTTACATAAATCCAGTTTTTCCAGAGGATGCTGCAAAGGTTCTAAGAGAAGTGAATGTTCCAGAATCAGAATAA